The proteins below are encoded in one region of Rana temporaria chromosome 2, aRanTem1.1, whole genome shotgun sequence:
- the FZD9 gene encoding frizzled-9: protein MSRLGCLVTLPYLWQMLLMTLALEMGLYDVERGRNAKCELIQIPMCQGIGYNMTRMPNYVGHESQAEAAVKLQEFAPLVEYGCHIHLRFFLCSLYAPMCTEQVSTSIPACKPMCESARLKCVPIMEQFRFGWPDSLDCDRLPSKNDPNALCMEAPENATNGDPVTNGHGMLPVGPRPPRPSGAGMGIPGRCPNPDKFLYVERSGVCAPRCTPGVDVYWSSSDKDFALVWMAAWSGLCFISTAFTVLTFLLHPQRFQYPERPIIFLSMCYNVYCTAFLIRAAAGAPSIACDREGGAPYLIREGLESSGCTLVFLILYYFGMASSLWWVVLTLTWFLAASKKWGHEAIESHGSYFHLAAWGIPAVKTIIILTMRKVGGDELTGLCYVGGSDPSALTGFVLVPLSCYLVTGTSFLLTGFVALFHIRRVMKTGGTNTEKLEKLMVKIGVFSILYTVPATCIIVCCFYERLNLAHWEARAREEPCRTAAGSGRPDCTLPTSIPSVAVFMLKIFMSLAMGITSGVWVWSSKTLQAWQGILCQRRLGVVGTRTRGKPQSGGGIPCSLSSCPYKPPPLSLQVAKTDLFMDCPTHV from the coding sequence TGCTCCTGATGACCCTTGCTCTGGAGATGGGTTTATATGATGTGGAGAGAGGAAGAAATGCAAAATGTGAACTTATTCAGATCCCTATGTGCCAAGGCATTGGATACAACATGACTAGGATGCCCAACTATGTTGGCCATGAGTCTCAAGCAGAGGCAGCGGTAAAGCTACAGGAGTTTGCCCCGCTGGTGGAGTATGGCTGTCATATTCACCTCCGCTTTTTCCTCTGTTCCCTTTATGCACCAATGTGCACCGAGCAGGTGTCCACTTCAATTCCTGCATGCAAGCCCATGTGTGAATCTGCCCGTCTCAAGTGTGTCCCAATAATGGAGCAGTTTAGATTTGGCTGGCCTGATTCTTTGGACTGCGATCGTCTGCCCAGTAAAAATGACCCAAATGCACTGTGCATGGAGGCTCCTGAAAATGCCACAAATGGAGATCCTGTAACGAATGGACATGGTATGCTTCCTGTAGGACCACGGCCTCCACGTCCATCAGGGGCAGGAATGGGTATACCCGGCCGCTGCCCCAATCCTGACAAATTTTTATACGTGGAGAGAAGCGGAGTTTGCGCCCCTAGGTGCACCCCAGGGGTGGATGTCTATTGGTCCTCAAGTGATAAAGACTTTGCCTTAGTGTGGATGGCAGCCTGGTCTGGCCTTTGCTTTATCTCTACTGCCTTCACTGTGTTGACTTTTTTATTACACCCTCAGAGATTCCAGTATCCAGAGAGGCCAATTATTTTTCTTAGCATGTGTTACAATGTATACTGTACTGCATTTCTCATCCGAGCTGCAGCTGGAGCGCCCAGCATAGCTTGTGACCGGGAAGGTGGCGCCCCCTACTTGATCCGAGAAGGCCTGGAGAGCAGTGGCTGCACCCTTGTCTTTCTTATATTGTACTACTTTGGCATGGCCAGTTCGCTGTggtgggtggtattaaccctcacTTGGTTCCTGGCAGCAAGCAAAAAGTGGGGTCACGAAGCCATTGAGTCCCACGGAAGCTACTTTCACCTGGCTGCCTGGGGTATTCCAGCGGTGAAGACTATCATTATACTCACAATGCGAAAAGTGGGGGGAGATGAGCTGACAGGACTCTGTTATGTTGGGGGCTCGGATCCAAGTGCCCTAACTGGATTTGTTCTTGTACCCCTTTCCTGCTACTTGGTGACCGGCACATCATTTTTACTAACCGGCTTTGTGGCACTGTTCCATATACGTCGTGTAATGAAAACTGGGGGAACCAATACGGAGAAACTGGAGAAACTCATGGTTAAGATTGGTGTGTTCTCTATACTATATACTGTCCCAGCAACATGCATCATTGTCTGCTGCTTTTATGAAAGACTTAACTTGGCTCACTGGGAGGCCAGGGCTCGAGAAGAGCCCTGTAGGACAGCAGCTGGAAGTGGCAGGCCAGACTGTACCTTGCCTACCTCCATACCTAGTGTAGCAGTCTTTATGCTCAAGATTTTTATGTCTCTAGCCATGGGCATAACAAGTGGtgtgtgggtatggagttcaAAGACATTACAAGCCTGGCAGGGAATCCTATGCCAACGTCGGCTGGGGGTTGTGGGCACAAGGACTCGAGGGAAGCCTCAAAGTGGAGGAGGTATTCCCTGCAGCTTGAGCAGCTGCCCCTACAaaccccctcccctttctctacAGGTGGCTAAAACAGATCTCTTCATGGACTGTCCAACACACGTGTGA